aaataataaaacttgcAACAATTTAgatcaaataatttaaacaagttaccataaaaaatgagaagattatctaaaatatttacataaaaaaaattgctaacaaATTTGTATCCAAGGGGAGTCTGCAAACAAGCAATTTCTTCAAAGATGGCAAGAGATAGTGCAGAAAGTGCTGGATGCACATTGTactattatcaattaaattggTGGAAGACAATTAATTGCATTTGAACTATGAAGTACCTAAAAAGAAGTGTAAAGTAGGTGTAGGAATTCGTGTTCGCATGTCGGGTTTGTGTCGTGTCAATTTATGAGTATTCAACTATATGAGTCAACACTAACccaacatgtttattaaacgggtcaagatttctcaaccctaacacaacccatttattaaatagGTCAGTCGTGTTAACctgtttattagattttatcaaaatgaaaaaaaaaaattatgaaaaaacaaacaaataaatatttttaatataaaattcagaactaatAAGTAATTGTATCaccaataatcattcaaaattaaagcaTATCTCAGTActacaaataatcaatcacattatgtcaaaaaaaaaaaaaaaaccacaacaactaataaattttgtaaggacCTAAAAGTTTGTAGCACAACCCACTTAGAGTAATGGATTGTGCCTTTCAAACCTGGCCCaaatcaataaatttgtaaGAGGAGGGAAAGAACAACAACAGTGAGCTTTGCCTGAGGACAACTACAAGAAAGAATCAGGTTTGTATTCAAAAGCAAATGAGTATCTGGCCCTACACAAGTGCTTCCGAGGAGACTAAGTTTGTATAAAAAGTAGTACTGTTCACTTTCTTCTTCCAAAGTTCttccttctatttctttttctttttcccgtCCCCTTTTCAATGCTCTATCCTTCCCTTATATACCTCTACCTCCATCACATCTTTACCATCAATTTCTACCTAACTTCCTTCATTTTTTGACAGTTGTTACCTTTCACATATGAAGAAGATAGTGGAGGGAATCTGCTTAGCTGGGGCTCTGTTtaggtcacttcctcattaatgcggctaaTAAAACTGTTGTCTACCATTTAATGCGGATGCAACAAGCTACATCAGGCTAGAAGCTTTCCTACTGCCTACTGACCTCCACTCTCTTCAGATCTCAGCTCCCACTTAGAATACCATAGAGTACCATTAATCATTTCTTATCTTCCTCGGGCGGCTTCCTTCTTTGGGCTCGTGGCTTGCAGCATTTCTACGTCAATACTGCGACTTTCCAACTTCATCTTTGGTCCTCGGGCCAATGCTATAACccttcaacttcattcttggTCCTCGGGCATCTAcaagtttatatacctagggtaTGAAGGGTATAttagtaaaatgtcatttaattaaacggaTCAGACGAGTCAAACGAGTTTCATAAGTTGAAtactaacccaacccatttattaaatgggttagtcGTGCCAACTCAAATATGACATGAACCCATTAAGCCTCAACCCATAACCTGCTAATTTCGTGTCGTGTCGAGTTCGTAGGTCGTGTTCAATTTTGCTACATCTAGTGTAAAGCATTGATTGACCTAAACACAAATGTGgtcaaaatttgtaataattgagGTTAAAATTATTGAACATGAGAAATAAAGAACCCATTGAAAATTCGGAACGAAAGTTCGAATCAAGATTGTGTTCGGATCaaaagtatttgaattttaacaagtcactaatttttttttaaatctatggAAAATCAAcgtaaaaatttgaattaaactATGCTAACTTGTAACCTTATGCATATACATAGctacatttaaaattatataattagatacataatttttttataaaataaaataatattttaattcctgAATAAGTTAAATATGATTGATgttcattcttatattttgataactcttaaaaaaaaaaacttgtaagaaTATTTAAGAAATAATTCTCATTGAATGTGGTGTTGCTTTTAATGTACAATTAACAAACTCCTTGATTATTACAATGAGTAGTAAAtatcttaaccaaaattaagaaatggtTAGTGaattcttatatttaaaaaggaaataattCTTCTTAAATGTGGTGTTaccttaaatataaaaattaacaaaattttcaatttttaaatagagTAGTAAATACCTTCagcaaaattaagaaattagaTTGACACATGTCACAAAATTAGAGctcaattgaaattcaatttagaaatttaattgaattttctctcagttttggctttaaataaataaacttgcTTGTAACCCATGCATACGCGTTGATGTGTTTAAAAACGAAcacattttttatcataaaaatatacataattaatcgaattattagaaaaaataaatgtaaatagatgcatattaaaaattttgcctaagtttaatactacttatgataattttattctaatttttaataagatagaacatgTAGTGATTTTAGTTTAGTAGATATAtgattgggttttttattttttattttatagttcatcAATATTAGactcttagtattttgcacttattaactcatttgacacaaagattaaaaaacttaagtggacacATATCACAAAATTAGCTcacaattgaaatctaatttggaatataattgaattttctctcagttttcaGTTGTGGCTTTAAATATTACTGTTTAACCTAAGAATTATTCATTATCATGTCTAACTTGTACATGGAATcctccttatttttttatggtacattcaattttcctttttaaatctTGCTTTAGCAATTGACATCATGGTGAGGAAAGGGGTTTGGGGGCAGAGTAAGGGCAAGCAGTTGAGGACAGAGCCAGAAATTTTAGTTTGGTGAGACGAATTATATATTGATACATGAATAAAGAGAAATTCTAAACACACACAcgtatatatacatacatttaCACAAACATGTGTGTATACATATTGAAAAGAACTTGTCATCTTTATAAACTTTATTAAGTATACACAAATTCCTTACTTTGCAATTgatataacaaaaaagaaaagaaaagaatcaccatcattttattgtattttttttagtagtttgCAATCACTCCTAGAATTAAATCTCTTCTatttagtgattttttattggtatttttaattttattaataaaaacatctcttttttccccccttttttgaGTAGTGTACTATCATTCCCCATCATTAAATCTCCCCtatttagggtttcttttttcatttaatattttaagtttaaatcaAGCATTGGCGCAAACAATTGGaaactcaacaacaacaacaacaaaaagtttagttccaaataataaaaaaatattcaagagAAAATTTCTTTATGAGTAAAAGCACCCCTAAAAACATTAAATCTCCTTTGTATAGTTCtttcatttaacattttaaGTCTAAATCAAACATTGACAAACAATTTAAaacttaacaacaacaacaaaaagtttagtcctaaataatttttaaaaaaaatctctaagagaattttttctcttttaattaaaaagctACTCTTTGAACTAAACAACTAAAATTCACCAAATAAGAgaggaaaaaactaaaaaagagaaacattattctaatattaatagtattttttaattaaaaaaatggactATTATTACCTGTTATTAACAACTATTTTTGGAGGCCACTGATTATGTGCTCAACTCTTTTTTGGGTGGgttagctctttttttttttttttggagggggcTACTCTCAATTTTGGGGTCTAATATTAACacaaaaaacctataaaaatatattcattcggaaagtttttaaaaattttggtggCCAAGGCAAAGTGTCCCTTTGCCCagagtttagaaattttttatagaaaaataaaaatgtaaataattttttaaacaattttttatatatttcataaaagTGGTACAAatctttttctaaaatgatCAATTAACAAATACCCTAAGGGCATCTATTAACCCTTTGTACATAACATAAGGTAGATATTACTAAGTACCAAAAGGTGGTGGAACGACTTGAGTATCCCTCGAACCCTTTGTACATAACATAAGGTATGTTTCAATATAACACTATCTCCATCCATGTATAGGTTATTGgatcattaattattaaatagatTAATCTATTAGATAATGACAATTAAGTTTTCATAGGGTCCAATTAATAAGTGTTCTTAATGCATTTGTTATtataccatttaaaaaaaaaaaatttaatatcacttttatgagaaatataaaaattattaaaaaattaattacttttttttagggcatccattattattatttttttcataaatgtaTTACTAAAATGTTGATATTGCACTAgcttaagactttttttttttcttttttgttttttgtgagGAAACACTAGCTGAAGACTTCATTAGACACAATAGCAAATTACATAAGGAAGATTGATGTTGATGCTGAAATGCAtgtgtaataaaataatacatatattaGGTCTCTTGAGCGAATATTAAGCATCGTTTTTTCGCAATTTGaaaccctttctttttctttctaaatattgTGATTCGGTGAAACTATTATATTTGCATTGCACAATTCACGTGCAAATGGTGGCCAACTTTTTCTGCagtaatattgttttttaattaacatCAATGAACTTTGTTGACTGACTACATGTGCTTTGAAACTGACTAATATATACATGCATTGGGCCACggataaatatttaattaatgatGATGCACTAGCTCTCTCTCGTAAATTATTGACGCTGGAAGTGGATGTTCCTCACttctatataaatatttttgctGTTAGTCTTTACTATCCTGTTTCCTCTATAGTTTCCAAATACTTCTTGCTTATTTCTGATTTTTACCTGAATACGTACCAGAGAAAACATGGCTGAGGCTATTGTTACTGAAGTTGCTAAGGAAATACTAAGCAAGCTGATTCCACTTGTTACCGAGCAGATCGGGCTTGCTTGGGGTTTCAAGGAGGAGCTGACACGGCTTCGTCAGTCAGTGGAGATGATCCAAGATCTGCTGGCTGATGCAGAGAGAAAGCAAGTGACTGACCTGTCATTGAGGCGCTGGCTGCAGAGACTTCAAGATGTTGCTTATGATGCTGATGATGTGATGGATGAGCTTGCGTATGAGATTCTCCGGCGAAAGGTAGAGATCCGaaatcaaatgaaaagaaaggtaTGCTTctccttttcattttcaaacCCCATTGCATTTCGTATCAAGATGGCCAACAAGGTTAAGAATATTAGCGAGTCTCTAAAAAAGATTAATGAAGACGCAAATGGATTTGGACTTACTAGAGCAAAATTAGTAAATGCAAATCCTGAGATAATCCCAAACCGAGAGACAGACTCCTCTGTTGATCATTCAGAAATTGTAGGAAGGGAAGATCATGTCTTAGAAATAGTAGACTTGCTGCTTAGTGCAACCAATCAACAACTCTCAGTCATTCCTATTGTAGGAATGGCAGGTTTGGGAAAAACAACTTTAGCAAAATTAGTGTACAATCATGAGCTAGTAAAGAGACATTTTGATAAGACAATATGGCTATGTATCTCTGATGATTTCAATGATAAAAGGATTTTGAGAGAGGCTTTAGAATCCCTTACCCATAACTCAAGTACATTAGAAAATAAGAATACAATATTAGAATGCCTTCAAAAGGAGTTGCAAGGCAAAAGATATCTTCTAATACTTGATGATGTATGGAATGAAGAACCTGTGAAATGGGATTCTTTAAGGAGTTGTCTATTAGGAATTAATCCGAATGCGGGAAACAGCATTATTTTAACAACCCGTAGTGATAAAGTGGCCAAAATCACAATGACACTTCCACAAAATAACttgaaaaaactatcagaaGATGAATGCTGgtccataattaaaaaaaaaaagtagctcTTAATGAAATAGTTCCACTAACTCGTGATTTAGAGGCTATTGGAAGGGATATTGCCAAAAAATGTGGAGGGGTCCCATTAGCTGCAAAAGTCCTAGGAGGGACGATGTCTCTTAAAAAGGAGAAAAGTGAATGGTTAGCAATTCAAAACAATGAAATTTGGAATTCGCTAAATGGTAGTAATGAAATGTTACCAATATTAAAATTAAGCTTTGATCATCTTTCACCACCATCTCTTAAACAATGCTTTGCATATTGTTCAATTTTCCCTAAAGATGATAGGATTAATAAGGAAGAATTAATTCAGCTTTGGATGGCTGAAGGGTTCCTTCAACCATCTCTAGGAGGTTGTCAAGTGATGGAGGATATTGGTAACAGGTGTTTTGATATCTTATTGGCAAATTCCTTATTCCAAGATGAGGAAAAGGAtgaatatgataatattttcatatGCAAGATGCATGATTTGGTACATGATCTTGCTCTCTCAGTATCAAAATCAGAGACCCTAATTTTAAATGAGGATTTGAGAGATGATATCAGCCTTGTACGACGTTTGGTGATCCAACCTAAAGGCAAAACTATACCAAGAATTCCAATTTTAAAAGATGGTGTCTGGAAATTGCGTACATTTATTTCAGAAAATGCTGCACTTGCCAACACAATATTCAATTTTGAATGCTTACGTGTTTTAAAATTAGATggagaaagtataaaagaattGCCAAGTTCAATTGGCCTATTAATACATTTGAGACTTCTCAGCATCTCAAGTACCTACATCAAAGTGTTACCAAAGGCCATCACCAAGCTTTACAATTTGCAAACTTTAAGAGTTAAAGGTTGTAATAATCTCAAAGAGCTTCCAGAAGAtctaaaaaatttgattaatttgagacatatttattttaatggttATGAAATTGGGCGAACACCTAAAGGCTTAGGGCAGTTGACTTGTCTGCAAACTTTGCAATATTTCGTTGTGGGTCAAGGCAGAGGTTTTCAGATTGAAGAATTGGGACGCTTAAATCaactaaaaggaaaattagACATTCGTAGGCTAGAGCATGTGAAAGATAAAGAAGCCTCCAAAAAAGCCAAATTAGTAGAAAAGGTCAAAGTATACAAGTTGAGATTCTGCTGGAGTGAGAATAGAGAAGGCAACCACAATAATGATGAAGAGGTGTTGGAAGGACTCCAACCTCACCGATATTTGAAGAGCTTAAAAATTGAAGGTTTTGGAGGGGAGAAATTCCCATCATGGATGTTGACAAGTCGTGATGCAAGGGATGGCCTTTTGCTATATGACAATTTGattaatatcaaattaattGGTTGCAGGAAATGTGAGGTTCTTCCCACTCTCGGGCTTCTACCTTGTCTTAGGGATCTTGAAATAAGTGGGATGGATAATGTAAGATCTATAGGAACCGAGTTTTACGGCGACTATAATGATGGTGGTTACGACAAAATATTGTTCCCGTGTTTGAAAAGTCTTGAATTGGTGCGGATGCAAAATCTAGTTGAACGGATGGATGCGATGGAGCCAACAACAACGGGAATGGTGTTTCCTTGCCTTAAGAATTTGTCCATTAGTACCTGTGAGCAACTGGAAAGTGCTCCATGTCATTTTCCTTCTCTTGAGGAATTTGATATTTCCCAAACCAAGAGCACGACATTTGAAAAAATTAGCAGCAAGCTTACCACACTAACGTCTCTCCATATTTCGGGAATTTCAGAACTTGCTTCTTTGCCAGAGCagttattgaaaaataattcgAGTCTTATGTATTTGAATATATGGTTTTGTGATGATTTGGTATCCCTATCACCACATGGGGATGTATGGGGCTTCTACACTTCTCTTCGGTCACTGCAAATATCAAACTGTAAGAAATTGAGTTATTTGCCGGATGGACTGCACACCCTTCGTTCCCTTGAGAATTTCGAGGTAAGAAATTGTCCTAATCTGAGGTCCTTTCCAAGTATAAAAGGTGTGGCGTTACTTCTTCGAACTCTAGCGATATCATGTAGTGATGAAGTTCTACCAATTGGTCTTCAATCATGTATATCTCTATCGTCATTGGAGATAGATGAGTGTCCTAATCTGATATCAATTCCAAATCTACAGGATTTGCATTCACTTTCCTTTTTAACAATTACATCTTGTAAAAGATTGATGGGTTTGCCAGATGGGTTAGACTACCTCACCCGCTTGAAGTCTTTGACTATTGGTGGGTTTTGTGAGGAGTTGGATTCTTTCCCTAGTCTCAGTTCCATCCAACCCGCATCCCTTGAAACACTAGAATTGTATGGATGGGCTAAACTCAACTCTCTCCCAGCAGATATTCAACGATTTACTGCCCTAACACAACTCTGGATACGTAATTTTGACCAGATGGAAGCTTTGCCTGAGTGGTTGGGCAAATTTTCTTCTGTTCGATACTTGTATCTTAGGGAATGCAAGAACCTGATGTATCTGCCAACAGCGGAAGCGATGCAACACCTCatctatttacatattttttttttgccccaaATTAATGGAAAGATGTGGAAAGGGAAGCGGCGCAGAGTGGCTCAAAATTGCCCATATTCCAAATATCTCTCTCCTCTGAAAACGGATTAAAGGGTAGTTGTGCATATTGGTCCAAGACAGATCAGAGTGGTAAGTTTTCTCATATTGAATTAATCAAACAGACAATTATCAAAGATTACGCatagattttttctttaatttgatttattccTTAATTCTCTCacagggaaaaaaagaaagagaaaggaaagttCTCTTCAAGAGCTGCAAATGATCAAAATCCAAGGGCCGCTCACCAAATTAGAGAAGTTGAAGATGTTTTTGGTCAAAGTAAGACAAAAACAATGTGGTAAGTCCATCTCCTATTCTTCCACTTCTCTTTTATATACTCTATTTCACAAATTTAGGTTATTTGATGGTTGTTATCCAATTGGGGGCCAAGTTCAGGTGTTATTTCTTTTCCAACATAACAAAATGCTAGCATAATTCTTTGTTTATAAttcttaaattcaaaaattatttgtttctaatacttaaaataaaaaaaataaaaaatgagtttgtaaATTTTGGTAGCGTTGCATCTATTTTGTGTTCGTTTTCTGATATATGTAGTGTATATTTTTCATGGCAATGCATCCTTAGACtatatttcaaattatataagCCACTAGTGCTACTTAGCATTTCTTTGATGTAAGTGTTAATGGTAGCTTATGATTTGGCAGAGGATTCTTTGCCATTCTAGCCCCAGTTTTCAATCAGCCAAACTTTAACACCTAAGCACATTCTTAGTTGGAGGAGTCATATTTTGAGAATCTTTATGCTGCAGATATGAGGCGTCAATGTTAGCTTTTGATTTGGCACAGGGttaactttttctctcttcaagaTCTGAATTTTGGGTACAAGAATTCTGCTTTCAGGGAACAGAGGAAGTGGACCAATCCCTTACTAAAGAGATGCTCACTTTACGGTAAAAGCTGAATATTTCTTGTTGGTTGCTGTCAGAATGGTTGACGGTTGTTGAATTACTATCTGAGTGAAGTTCATCAAAATTAGTGAGTTCCCCCAAAATCTCATCTTCTTTTCCTCTGATATCacctttttaataaaatctacCCCTCTTGTTTCTTTAATTCATCTACTGTTTACcgaatttgtttatatattgacTGTAAAATTggcagagtggttgggaaaccTTTTCTCTCTTCAACATTTGGTACTTATTTGGATGCAAGTGGATGCCATGTATTGGCTCACCAATTTGCAACACCTATTCATTCATAACTGCCTCAAGTTAAATGATAGAAGTGCTGAGAGTATCAGCCAATTCTGGTCCAATGACAGGGAATGGATTAAAGAGGAAGCTGTTTGAAGttaacatatatattattacaacaaTGTGTGTGGTCAGTTATCTTAAACTTAatcctcttttcttctctgaTACTCTGCTTTAAATCAACTAATTACATTCACAATTTCCCTAATGTCTTCCTTTCTTTATTTGCTTTCCTCTGAtcttttttaatctatttcttatttattaattaaatatattgcCTTGATGTGCAGGTCAAATTCTATTATATTCAGTTGGAAGaacaattaataaatttatgatTGAACAAAGCTGATGAATGTGCTCCCATACAATGCCTCACTGCATTATTACATCATCAAGAGGAAGTTTATGTGATATCAGGAAATGTTGGTGGTAAGTCCATCCAAAACTGACTTTCTACTCTCTCCTCTCTAATActagaaatgttttttttcatattagaataaaatagaaaaattttattcacaattttttttttcttttgcttccataaaatatttactttctTC
The Quercus lobata isolate SW786 chromosome 10, ValleyOak3.0 Primary Assembly, whole genome shotgun sequence DNA segment above includes these coding regions:
- the LOC115964173 gene encoding putative disease resistance protein RGA3 isoform X3; this translates as MAEAIVTEVAKEILSKLIPLVTEQIGLAWGFKEELTRLRQSVEMIQDLLADAERKQVTDLSLRRWLQRLQDVAYDADDVMDELAYEILRRKVEIRNQMKRKEM
- the LOC115964173 gene encoding putative disease resistance protein RGA3 isoform X2, encoding MDNVRSIGTEFYGDYNDGGYDKILFPCLKSLELVRMQNLVERMDAMEPTTTGMVFPCLKNLSISTCEQLESAPCHFPSLEEFDISQTKSTTFEKISSKLTTLTSLHISGISELASLPEQLLKNNSSLMYLNIWFCDDLVSLSPHGDVWGFYTSLRSLQISNCKKLSYLPDGLHTLRSLENFEDLHSLSFLTITSCKRLMGLPDGLDYLTRLKSLTIGGFCEELDSFPSLSSIQPASLETLELYGWAKLNSLPADIQRFTALTQLWIRNFDQMEALPEWLGKFSSVRYLYLRECKNLMYLPTAEAMQHLIYLHIFFLPQINGKMWKGKRRRVAQNCPYSKYLSPLKTD
- the LOC115964173 gene encoding putative disease resistance protein At3g14460 isoform X1: MDNVRSIGTEFYGDYNDGGYDKILFPCLKSLELVRMQNLVERMDAMEPTTTGMVFPCLKNLSISTCEQLESAPCHFPSLEEFDISQTKSTTFEKISSKLTTLTSLHISGISELASLPEQLLKNNSSLMYLNIWFCDDLVSLSPHGDVWGFYTSLRSLQISNCKKLSYLPDGLHTLRSLENFEVRNCPNLRSFPSIKGVALLLRTLAISCSDEVLPIGLQSCISLSSLEIDECPNLISIPNLQDLHSLSFLTITSCKRLMGLPDGLDYLTRLKSLTIGGFCEELDSFPSLSSIQPASLETLELYGWAKLNSLPADIQRFTALTQLWIRNFDQMEALPEWLGKFSSVRYLYLRECKNLMYLPTAEAMQHLIYLHIFFLPQINGKMWKGKRRRVAQNCPYSKYLSPLKTD